Genomic window (Gadus morhua chromosome 3, gadMor3.0, whole genome shotgun sequence):
accaaacatccttcacattcactgagcgaacattatgaaagtaaaatgcacatttctcgctaaaaatgcttccataaacgcatttaatggcgtaactatgtaactatttccacccagaataaagaaaaatgtcggcagtggctgcgctggagtccgaggtaggaaacccaaacgccgccgtgtttgggtgatagagtttagatcgggttagattaaataatctcggatataaataacaataatcgggttaaataacttcacatggtgtgtctggtgtgtttccagcattcgtagtgttgatcagcagagaagcagtccgccaagacgttgaggttgcttagcaaccagagactctgtccatgcaagtgaacggagcgttccctcttcgtcataactatcaaaccaaacatccttcacattcaccgagcgaacattatgaaagtaaaatgcacatttctcgctagaaatgtttccataaacgcatttaatggcgtaactatgttactatttccacccagaaaaaaggaagatgtcggccgtatgcttctgtgcaagctcactactctctgccagtgacgtcgggtcaagctccacgctgattggctaccacggctaagcgtcacgcgttggagcgttgaaagttcaattttctgaactccgggcgttggtgcgatgggcgcgttgctgcgtttacgtgcgtaattacgtgcaactgccgcgcctaacgcccccaacgcaacgcttcaacgcttcaacgcgtgtaccgcgcctaaaccaatggttccctatgcaaaaatgccgattttcaacgcccctaacgcgagcaacgcgtttggtgtggccgtagcattacGCTCAATACGCAtgatacgcatgacgattagccgcgttgcccaatcagcgttgagcttgacccgacgtcactggcagagtagtgagcttggacagaagcatacggccgacatctttctttattctgtgtggaaatagtaacatagttacgccattaaatgcttttatggaaacatttctagcgagaaatgtgcattttactttcataatgttcgctcggtgaatgtgaaggatgtttggtttgatagttatgacgaagagggaacgctccgttcacttgcatggacagagtctctggttactaagcaacctcaacgtcttggcggactatatatctgctgatcaacactacgaatgctggaaacacaccagacacaccatgtgaagttatttaaccagattattgttatttatatccgagattatttaatctaacccgatctaaactctatcacccaaacacggcggcgtttgggtttcctacctcggactccagcgcagcttATCctggggcaacacacacacacacaaacacacacacccaagtgtTGGAGCCTTTACCGTGGGGAGCCTCATCCTggggcaagacacacacacacacacacacacacacacacagccacggccgacaactttctttattctgggtggaaatagtttcatagttacgccattaaatgcgtttatggaaacatttttagcgagaaatgtgcattttactttcttaatgttcgctcggtgaatgtgaaggatgtttggtttgatagttatgacgaagagggaacgctccgttcacttgcatggacatggactcatctaggcgagtgacgtatgcgcgtattgcgcgtatgtgacaatttttgacacaaaatggtcaagcaacattttacgcgcgtatctcgcgtaaaaattacgcgagatacgcgtctggtgtggccgcaccttaacctccacttcaaaaaaatcttgttccattggttcagattgctatcctcttcctcctcctctgccttcttcctGCCTTTACCTTTCGGCATTTTTCTTTCCAACAGAGACATTGGGAGAGGATGCTGTGATCTGTGGTGGTATTGGATAGCATGCAGTCACATCTGGTTCCTCCTATAAGTAAACACAACGTACAATCTGGAAGAAGGCCTGTGGCGGCTCTTCATTCACCTGTCGTTGATGATACTTCCGTCCCGACGGCAGAGACCCACTGCAACACAGGGCTCCAGTCGCTCCACTCTGATTTGTACAGGTCCTGGCTAGGACGGACTCGGCTGCGCGCCTGGTACTGCTCTCCCTTCTCCAGCCCGGTTAACTCCATCTGGCACAGGGGATCGCACCTGGTTTCCATCGTAATGTTCTGAGcctaataaaaaaacgacaagaaGAGTTTCATAATGCACGTGATGGACCTATTGAGGACGTGTTGCAATGAGTTGTATTGCGTGCTGTTGCTTTGAGTTGAGGTAAATTGtgtaccaaacacacacacacctaccccccATGGTTGACCCACTTTTATCCACTGCAGTTGGATGTCACGCCGGTCAATCCATTCTAATCTAGGGACCTCAGAGAATGAGACGGCGGTCAGGTTGACCTCAGGCGTGCTGGGTCTCTTCAGCtttgctacacacacacacacacacacacacacacacacacacacacacacacacacacacacacaagaaaaaggCGTTTTCAGTGTTAAAGTTGGCCCTGGGCTATGAGCAGTAAAGGGaataaagggttaggtaatgctTAGTACTTACTGTAGTCTGCTGGCCTGTAGATGATGGAGGCCAGGTTCACAGACTCACAGTCCAGAACAATTTTCCACTTATCGATGTGTCTAAACCCCTGAGGGGAAAAAAGTCAACAAGGAGAACACTTATTCTTGAGCCCTTGAGGGTCAGAGTTTTGCTTGGGGTCAGGGTTTGCGTATTAGGGTTACCTGGCCTACCAAGTTAGGGGTAATTGGCTGATTATGGTTCGGATACCTTGGttaggggatgggggggggtttgtgttaTCTTGATGGGTAGGGTTAGCGGAAAGAGGGTTAGTGTTACCTTGatgtgtagggttagggtaagaggggtgagggttaccttgaggggtaggggtagggggaagagggttagggttacctgaTGGTTAGGTTAGGGGAAAGAGGGTTAGTGTTACCTTGATGTGTAGGGTTAGGGGAAGAGGGTTAGAGTTAACTTGAGGGGTAGGGGGAAAAGGGTTAGTGTTACCttgaggggtagggttaggggaagAGGGTTGGGTTACCttgaggggtaggggtagggggaagagggttagggttaccttgaTGTGTAGGGTTAGGGGAAGAGGGTTGGGTTACCttgaggggtaggggtagggggaagagggttagggtgaccttGAGGGGTAGGTTGGGGGAAAAGAGAGTTAGGGTTACCTGGCTCAATTTTGGTGGTAAGACCAGGAGGCATGCTCGTAAGGCTGGGTGAGCAGGGTCCCGGGGCCTCATATCACATTCCGATTTATAGTTAGTTGGTCCACCACTGTAATGAAAGCAGCATTAGTTTCAGAGTTTCATTATAGTAATTTCTGTTGTTCTATTCTAatcctgttctttttttttttttagctatgGCCTTTGTTATTCTAGCTATGTCAGTTCAAGTGCTGTTTGTTTCTATGATATTCTAGTTCTAGGTTCTATGTTCTTTTCTATGCCATACTATTCTACTCAATGTTATTCTAGTGTGGTCTGTTTTGTTTGTACATAGTGGCTATTACACTGAAGTAGCAATTCACTATTGTCGGTCAGATTTATTCTACATACTGTACCTTGGACTTGTAAAACCTAATGTATACGGGCCGTACATTAACGGCATGAGCTGATGTGAAAAAGACGCAATCACTGCCCTGGCGCATCGATTGCACAGTGATTTGTTATGTGTCACGCACTTCTGAAGTTTTGAAGGTCCGCAAGCATAGAGTTGCAGTCCATAGCCAAGTCCCGATATAAATgccatgattgtgtgtgactGCCTGTCACTTCGCAAACAGTGCATCGCAACTATAAATTACGCTCAACTCTCCGTCCCGATGGGAGAGACTCAGGACACTGCAGGTTTTTTACACCTTCATACGGTTAAACAACATATCATCATAATGGTGGAAACTAATGATCCAGAGGGGACTTGTGTGAATACCGGGGGCGTATCTTTTCGGTTTTGAGCTTGCATGAGGTGGCAGCCGTGATGGGAGGAGACTGGGCCGAGCTGTTCCAATCACAGGAGATGGCAGTGTTGAAGTCACACAGACATTTGAGACCTGGGGGATGGAGACAGAAAGGTGATTTTACAGCTTTCCCGGGACGCTGGGGCTGTTTTGATTAAACGCTTATCCAGAGACGCACCGAACCTGAGCTGAATCCAGAACCTGAAGCTGGTTGGGATTATGCCGTGAGTTCTGTTTAGTTACAGATATATTCTACGAGAAAATGTTTGCGAGCAGTAGCCTTTCATAAGAGGATTTCTAGTGTGGCCGGCCGGTCTACAAGGTGTTGATTTTAATCCCTTACAGACCATTTGTCTAACAATATGGTTTTCCTGTTTCAAATATTCGGTCTACAAGATGTTGATTTTAATCCCTTACAGGCACTTTGTCTATGAATATTGTTGTCCTGTTTTAAAGGACAACGTGCATGCATATTTTGTGGTTCATAAATAGCCCCTCTTAAAACCATTGTCTTTAAGCACTTGTTTAACTATGTATTTAACCTTCTAGTTAGAATGGATCATTAATAACTGTATTACGATCAAAGAGTTATCGGGGGAGGACGATAAAAATGCACAGTATCCTAGTTTCTTTCAAAAAACAGAACCTACAACTCAAAAACAGTGTCTGTTCATATCCCCATCACAGTCCCTCAACAGAAACGAAGGGGCCGTGTTTACTTGTTGAGCGCAGGATGAATCACTCACCGGGAAGGTCGGTGGCCAGAGTCAGTGACGaggccaggagcagcagcagttgaAGAGACCAACGGGAGGCGTCCACTCGCCATCCCCATTTCCCCATGTCTCTGGCCCTCTGGGAGTCTTCACCAAGGTAGGTCCTCAGTGGCCCAAGCAGAAGGCTGCGTGGCTCGGTAGCACTGCCGTTCAAATACCTCCTATGATATCTCCCCGGACGAATTCCTCATCCTAGACGATGGAGAACAAAGATATACCCGTTAGAGGAGCAATGTCTGCTGGTTTCACCACCACAACCGCCTTCCTGTTATTTAACCCCTTGAATTGAACAGATGATGAATCAGATCCGATGCAGCTCATCACAGAGTGCCGACGTATCGCATTTATTGGCGGAAGACGTCCTCGCTCATGGAAATGAGTCTGCAGAAAATTTCTGATGATTTATCAAATGTAATTCCCCGCTCCCCCCTGACTGCTATAAATCTGCTCTCCAATGTGAAAGATGCTGTTAGACCAAGGATTGAGGGGAAGTTAAAGAGGGGAAGTGGAACCGCCAATGAAGCGCAGCCAGTTTAATTTCAGTCCTTTATAATTCTTTCTTTCGATACATCATGAAACATCGCTTCCAATACCCGAAAGCGAACACAGCTGTGGAGTTGAGGTACCGAGATAGACTTGAATCTTTGATTATTTTCTCCACCTGAATAACAGAGGACAAAAGGAGAGATTGTTTCCTACAGTATTTTTAACTGTAGCCAGGAGACAGCACAGCTCAAGTTATACCACAACGTCTATATCTGAAAGCACAAGCCTCAGTCATATCCAAGTACTTCTTATACCCGAGTACCGTGCTGAATAGTTCCTTTTTCCAGAAGTTATTTCTACGTCTGTTCCAGTGTAGATTATTAGAACTTTTCACACCCATATTATTTTAAAAGGTGTCATTGTGATATTCTGAATGATGTAATGATGTCACATTTTTAGAAGGAAGCAAAAGGAGACAATTGTTATCAATTACAACCGCTGTCATATTACTGatattatgtttttgtgtttaacTAAGACATTACATAAAGGAATAATATGGTTATCACTTGGGTCTCTACGTCGATGATCTCTACATCATCGGTCTCTACGTCGTTGTTCTATACGTCGTCGGTCTCTACGTCGTCGGCCTCTACGTCGTCTGTCTCTACATCATGGTTCTCTACGTCATTGATCTCTACGTCTTGGGCCTATACGTCGTGTGTCTCTACGTCTTAGGTCTCTATTCCCTGGCTTTTTAAGTGGTGGCTCAATACTCCTTGGATCTCCACTAAGGTTGTAATTGTACTGGTCTGGAGAGAACAGTGCAATTCCCCTTTTTGCCACGCCGGAAAGAAACATAAATGAAGCTTGAGGCTGACCAGGTCCTGGACATGTCTGGCCTGGCTCCTGAACTCTGGGCTGGTGTCAGAGGTCAGATCATTAGTCAGCTCCCTGTTTAGGATGGAGAAGTAGGCGGTGTACTGCTGCTGCACCCTCGGCTCCCGCACCCACACCCTAtaatctgtcacacacacacacacacacacacacacacacacacacacacacacacacacacacacacacacacagacacacacacacacacacacacacacacacacacacacacacacacacacacacacacacacacacacaaacacaaacacagggaatAAACCAATAAACACATCAATTAACCAATGAACTCATCAAtacaataaccaacaaataaatggaagacagagagacagcaagaaAATTGACCAGAAGCAACCAATCTTTTATCTGCTCATCAATTCATAAATTAATTCAGCAATCCTCATTCAGTAATCAGGTTACCAATAAACTAATCAAGCTATCATGAGAATAAATTAGTAAATCAATCAAGAGTGTtgtatttatgcatgtgtgcctgctgtgtgtatatgtgtatatgtgagtgagtgagtgagtgagtgagtgagtgagtgagtgagtgagtgagtgagtgagtgagtgagtgagtgagtgagtgagtgagtgagtgagtgagtgagtgagtgagtgagtgagtgagtgagtgagtgagtgtgtgtgtgtgtgtgtgtgtgtgtgtgtgagaggttacATGAATGCAGGTGTGTGGAACAGTTGTTCCAAATCTGTGCAGGGTCACACTCAGGTAAGCTGACCGCGACCTCTCCTTCATGCACCGTGTCATCAGCATggtaggtcagaggtcaccacttctgggggcatgtgtgtgcacgtgaaaGGTTTATCAGGGACATATTAGTgttgtatcgtgtgtgtgtgtgtgtatgtgggtgggtgTCGGTGTTATACAATAATGTGTGCCCCCCGTGCATGCATATGGATAATTGTGCATTTGAAAATTGAACTGGGACTTGCAATATATGTATACTGCATGTGTCTTGttcaatgatgtgtgtgtgtgtgtgtgtgtgtgtgtgtgtgtgtgtgtgtgtgtgtgtgtgtgtgtgtgtgtgtgtgtgtgtgtgtgtgtgtgtgtgtgtgtgtgtgtgtgtgtgtgtgtgtgtgtgtgtgtgtgtgtgtgtgtgtgtgtgtatgcattaaGATGGAGGATTGCATGTGT
Coding sequences:
- the LOC115539713 gene encoding uncharacterized protein LOC115539713 isoform X2 — protein: MGKWGWRVDASRWSLQLLLLLASSLTLATDLPGLKCLCDFNTAISCDWNSSAQSPPITAATSCKLKTEKIRPRGGPTNYKSECDMRPRDPAHPALRACLLVLPPKLSQGFRHIDKWKIVLDCESVNLASIIYRPADYTKLKRPSTPEVNLTAVSFSEVPRLEWIDRRDIQLQWIKVGQPWGAQNITMETRCDPLCQMELTGLEKGEQYQARSRVRPSQDLYKSEWSDWSPVLQWVSAVGTEVSSTTGDTDTC